One window of the Schistocerca gregaria isolate iqSchGreg1 unplaced genomic scaffold, iqSchGreg1.2 ptg000599l, whole genome shotgun sequence genome contains the following:
- the LOC126316788 gene encoding nucleolar protein dao-5-like isoform X3, which yields MSQFTYIGQDRPAYPNTGFFRPESKMSTPKHQNTTYNEQRYSQTPSLTNDFRKGYVDQWPEQRSTLRSQEPEKTTFMQKDTYLHAIHSSPFHQRSRGEYRQSLTPGPSFQPAKSRKDYHLYMDRSSHVNMERQPRSTQKLIQSTQSSLSSRLERTFHEQLPPCSTRKKLKCSDFREYGSSLQLNQLSAPRTLLNRSRSMKQPMHTEASTSHNANHLPKVSVNSINGILMQDEIFRLANSIQFRKLLNAFAISHIESQIQKQSIFALKNYSPNQAGGDNRLLYKKGIVIFSNIVKLTRRLAFLELCHLSFGYPDLKRRPYTAFGYLYWALFEEQYQQYDKAATCYIEAVKQSLWPSKIVTAASCNFFVRMQSILSKRRENFTEATFNAERATGGSLADIESEVSELTHSLRESHLEDLDLDITHSKTRSPIRDRTPLKKNKSCLKVNFYSPDARDTESPNQEEKTCRAFQLIEETPEALGQKALALTTDTQEELEKNLSEEENFHFFSTHYSHTSSMGKSSAKTASSSPSYAEKASPLEEKNSDAKLSSRKNSSRVKSPKNLENLPKTSGVESNVDLNVSKSEALKLPEDVGTGPGRPARATKSKKSTADLNLTKSEASKMSEDTGSKRVTRATKTKSDVDSNVTKSETSKLPEDMDTGSGRSTRATKSKKSTADSNLTKSEAPKMSEDTGSKRVTRATKSKSDVDSNVTKSEVAEPPEDMDTGSGRSTRATKSKKSTVDLSLTKSEAPKMSEDTGSRRLIRTKSKSDVDSNVARSKTLRLPEDMDTGSGRSTRATKSKKSTADLNLTKSEASKMSEDTGSKRVTRATKTKSDVDSNVTKSETSKLPEDMDTGSGRSTRATKSKKSTADLNLTKSEASKMSEDTGSKRVTKATKTKSDVNSNVTKSETSKLPEDMDTGSGRWTRATKSKKSIVDSNLTKSEAPKMSEDTGSKRVTKTTKSKSDVDSNATKSKTSKLSKDVGSKESLKGKKFYEAEKNLSSPDASSESVSYGGKYTSYDDDTSVDTSDGMSPASPAPPARASRSVSMTRPRASEDRAPSIYSSKQAGTGTKFDGYRLRKGEKYSSSESDSSLVSDSEMSDKSTYSEEEASNQYSDNYLSKKSSTPPFNQEKASRSTWVAHTRTNAHESSEDGVSSPSSGYEKDLKERIERLSISKKAETQLTAKSTLSSKKKVKDDKPSRSRYVEKSEEEHQKKKSQPSAVKSVTHSDRYDDRESDDGPNDKKDKVKPGVGTSSNPPRRSLRIKSQIN from the exons ATGTCACAATTTACCT ATATAGGTCAAGATCGCCCAGCGTACCCCAATACCGGCTTCTTTAGACCAGAATCTAAGATGTCTACTCCAAAACACCAAAACACTACTTATAACGAACAGCGATATAGTCAAACTCCTTCGCTTACCAACGATTTCAGAAAAGGTTATGTAGATCAGTGGCCAGAACAAAGATC GACCCTGAGGTCTCAGGAGCCGGAAAAGACGACGTTCATGCAAAAAGACACCTATTTGCATGCAATTCATTCATCGCCTTTTCATCAGCGATCTAGAGGGGAATACAGACAGAGTCTAACTCCAGGTCCCTCATTTCAACCCGCTAAATCACGAAAAGATTACCACCTATACATGGATAGAAGTAGTCACGTTAATATGGAGAGACAGCCTCGCAGCACTCAAAAACTGATTCAATCTACTCAGTCTTCGTTATCGAGTCGTCTTGAACGGACCTTCCACGAACAGTTGCCCCCGTGCAGTACTCGCAAAAAGTTGAAatgttcagatttccgcgaatatGGATCATCTCTTCAACTGAACCAATTGAGCGCTCCTCGTACACTTTTGAATCGATCAAGGAGTATGAAGCAGCCTATGCACACGGAGGCAAGCACTTCTCATAACGCGAACCATTTACCCAAGGTTAGTGTGAACAGCATTAATGGCATTTTAATGCAAGATGAGATATTCAGACTAGCAAATAGCATTCAATTTAGAAAGCTATTGAACGCATTTGCCATATCTCATATCGAATCACAGATTCAGAAGCAATCTATTTTTGCTCTTAAAAACTATTCACCAAATCAGGCTGGCGGTGATAATAGACTACTCTATAAAAAAGGTATTGTCATTTTCAGCAACATTGTCAAACTCACCCGCAGATTGGCTTTCTTAGAACTCTGTCATCTGTCGTTTGGCTATCCGGATCTGAAACGCCGTCCCTACACCGCTTTTGGCTACTTGTACTGGGCTTTATTTGAGGAGCAATACCAACAATATGATAAGGCAGCTACTTGCTACATAGAAGCCGTCAAGCAGTCACTTTGGCCTTCTAAAATAGTCACAGCCGCTTCCTGCAACTTTTTTGTTCGCATGCAATCTATACTAagtaaaagaagagaaaattttacGGAAGCTACATTCAATGCTGAAAGAGCAACAGGGGGATCACTAGCCGACATAGAGAGTGAAGTGAGTGAATTGACTCATTCCCTCAGAGAATCACACTTGGAAGACCTCGATTTAGATATCACTCATTCGAAAACACGAAGCCCAATCCGCGACAGAACACCCTTGAAAAAAAACAAGTCTTGTCTAAAAGTTAATTTTTACAGTCCCGATGCAAGAGATACAGAATCCCCGAACCAAGAAGAAAAAACATGCAGAGCTTTTCAGCTCATTGAAGAGACACCCGAAGCACTTGGTCAAAAGGCCCTAGCGTTAACCACAGACACACAAGAGGAATTAGAAAAAAATCTGTCAGAggaagaaaattttcatttttttagtacACATTATTCACATACATCGTCAATGGGAAAATCTTCAGCAAAGACAGCTTCGTCTTccccttcttatgccgaaa AGGCAAGCCCGTTGGAAGAAAAGAACTCTGATGCCAAGCTGTCATCTAGGAAAAATTCATCTCGAGTTAAGTCccctaaaaatttggaaaatttaccCAAAACTAGTGGAGTCGAATCTAATGTAGACTTAAATGTCTCCAAATCAGAGGCATTGAAGCTACCAGAAGATGTAGGTACCGGTCCTGGAAGACCGGCTAGGGCGACAAAGTCAAAGAAGTCTACTGCTGATTTAAATCTCACCAAGTCAGAGGCGTCAAAGATGTCTGAAGACACCGGTTCTAAAAGAGTGACTAGAGCGACAAAAACAAAGTCTGATGTGGACTCAAACGTCACCAAATCAGAGACATCGAAGCTACCGGAAGACATGGATACCGGTTCCGGAAGGTCGACTAGGGCGACAAAGTCAAAGAAGTCTACTGCTGATTCAAATCTCACCAAGTCAGAGGCGCCAAAAATGTCTGAAGACACCGGTTCTAAAAGAGTGACTAGAGCAACAAAATCAAAGTCTGACGTGGACTCAAATGTCACTAAATCAGAGGTAGCGGAACCACCGGAAGACATGGATACCGGTTCCGGAAGGTCGACTAGGGCGACAAAGTCAAAGAAGTCGACTGTCGATTTAAGTCTCACCAAGTCAGAGGCGCCAAAAATGTCCGAAGACACCGGTTCTAGAAGGTTGATTAGAACAAAATCAAAGTCTGACGTGGACTCAAATGTCGCTAGATCAAAGACATTGAGGCTACCGGAAGACATGGATACCGGTTCCGGAAG GTCGACTAGGGCGACAAAGTCAAAGAAGTCTACTGCTGATTTAAATCTCACCAAGTCAGAGGCGTCAAAGATGTCTGAAGACACCGGTTCTAAAAGAGTGACTAGAGCGACAAAAACAAAGTCTGATGTGGACTCAAACGTCACCAAATCAGAGACATCGAAGCTACCGGAAGACATGGATACCGGTTCCGGAAGGTCGACTAGGGCGACAAAGTCAAAGAAGTCTACTGCTGATTTAAATCTCACCAAGTCAGAGGCGTCAAAGATGTCTGAAGACACCGGTTCTAAAAGAGTGACCAAAGCAACGAAAACAAAGTCTGACGTGAACTCAAACGTCACCAAATCAGAGACATCGAAGCTACCGGAGGACATGGATACCGGTTCCGGAAGGTGGACTAGGGCGACGAAGTCGAAGAAGTCGATTGTTGATTCAAACCTCACCAAGTCAGAGGCGCCAAAAATGTCTGAAGACACCGGTTCCAAAAGAGTGACAAAGACAACAAAGTCAAAATCTGATGTGGACTCAAATGCCACTAAATCAAAGACATCGAAGCTATCCAAAGACGTCGGCTCTAAAGAATCTCTTAAGGGGAAAAAATTCTATGAAGCTGAAAAAAACCTTTCGAGTCCAGATGCATCATCCGAATCTGTCAGTTACGGAGGAAAATACACTTCTTATGACGACGACACTTCAGTCGACACAAGTGATGGCATGTCGCCTGCCTCGCCCGCCCCGCCTGCCAGAGCTTCTAGGTCGGTCTCAATGACCAGACCTAGGGCCAGTGAAGATCGAGCGCCATCGATATATTCTTCAAAGCAAGCCGGTACTGGCACTAAATTCGATGGTTACAGGTTACGTAAAGGTGAAAAGTACAGTAGCAGCGAAAGTGATAGCTCATTAGTCAGTGATAGCGAGATGTCGGACAAGTCGACTTATTCTGAGGAAGAAGCGTCCAATCAGTATTCGGACAACTATCTTAGTAAAAAGTCGTCAACCCCACCGTTCAATCAAGAGAAAGCTTCAAGGTCCACGTGGGTGGCGCACACGAGGACCAATGCCCATGAGTCTAGCGAAGATGGGGTGTCCTCGCCGTCATCTGGTTACGAGAAAGACCTCAAGGAGAGAATCGAAAGACTGAGTATTTCGAAGAAGGCGGAGACTCAACTAACAGCCAAGTCAACACTCTCATCAAAGAAAAAGGTTAAAGACGACAAGCCAAGTAGATCTAGATATGTCGAGAAGTCGGAAGAAGAACATCAGAAAAAGAAGTCCCAGCCTTCAGCAGTCAAAAGTGTTACTCACTCAGATCGTTACGACGATCGAGAGTCCGATGACGGGCCAAATGATAAAAAAGACAAAGTGAAGCCTGGTGTAGGAACGTCTTCCAACCCACCAAGAAGAAGTCTTCGTATTAAGAGCCAGATCAACTGA
- the LOC126316788 gene encoding serine-rich adhesin for platelets-like isoform X4: MSQFTYIGQDRPAYPNTGFFRPESKMSTPKHQNTTYNEQRYSQTPSLTNDFRKGYVDQWPEQRSTLRSQEPEKTTFMQKDTYLHAIHSSPFHQRSRGEYRQSLTPGPSFQPAKSRKDYHLYMDRSSHVNMERQPRSTQKLIQSTQSSLSSRLERTFHEQLPPCSTRKKLKCSDFREYGSSLQLNQLSAPRTLLNRSRSMKQPMHTEASTSHNANHLPKVSVNSINGILMQDEIFRLANSIQFRKLLNAFAISHIESQIQKQSIFALKNYSPNQAGGDNRLLYKKGIVIFSNIVKLTRRLAFLELCHLSFGYPDLKRRPYTAFGYLYWALFEEQYQQYDKAATCYIEAVKQSLWPSKIVTAASCNFFVRMQSILSKRRENFTEATFNAERATGGSLADIESEVSELTHSLRESHLEDLDLDITHSKTRSPIRDRTPLKKNKSCLKVNFYSPDARDTESPNQEEKTCRAFQLIEETPEALGQKALALTTDTQEELEKNLSEEENFHFFSTHYSHTSSMGKSSAKTASSSPSYAEKASPLEEKNSDAKLSSRKNSSRVKSPKNLENLPKTSGVESNVDLNVSKSEALKLPEDVGTGPGRPARATKSKKSTADLNLTKSEASKMSEDTGSKRVTRATKTKSDVDSNVTKSETSKLPEDMDTGSGRSTRATKSKKSTADSNLTKSEAPKMSEDTGSKRVTRATKSKSDVDSNVTKSEVAEPPEDMDTGSGRSTRATKSKKSTADLNLTKSEASKMSEDTGSKRVTRATKTKSDVDSNVTKSETSKLPEDMDTGSGRSTRATKSKKSTADLNLTKSEASKMSEDTGSKRVTKATKTKSDVNSNVTKSETSKLPEDMDTGSGRWTRATKSKKSIVDSNLTKSEAPKMSEDTGSKRVTKTTKSKSDVDSNATKSKTSKLSKDVGSKESLKGKKFYEAEKNLSSPDASSESVSYGGKYTSYDDDTSVDTSDGMSPASPAPPARASRSVSMTRPRASEDRAPSIYSSKQAGTGTKFDGYRLRKGEKYSSSESDSSLVSDSEMSDKSTYSEEEASNQYSDNYLSKKSSTPPFNQEKASRSTWVAHTRTNAHESSEDGVSSPSSGYEKDLKERIERLSISKKAETQLTAKSTLSSKKKVKDDKPSRSRYVEKSEEEHQKKKSQPSAVKSVTHSDRYDDRESDDGPNDKKDKVKPGVGTSSNPPRRSLRIKSQIN, translated from the exons ATGTCACAATTTACCT ATATAGGTCAAGATCGCCCAGCGTACCCCAATACCGGCTTCTTTAGACCAGAATCTAAGATGTCTACTCCAAAACACCAAAACACTACTTATAACGAACAGCGATATAGTCAAACTCCTTCGCTTACCAACGATTTCAGAAAAGGTTATGTAGATCAGTGGCCAGAACAAAGATC GACCCTGAGGTCTCAGGAGCCGGAAAAGACGACGTTCATGCAAAAAGACACCTATTTGCATGCAATTCATTCATCGCCTTTTCATCAGCGATCTAGAGGGGAATACAGACAGAGTCTAACTCCAGGTCCCTCATTTCAACCCGCTAAATCACGAAAAGATTACCACCTATACATGGATAGAAGTAGTCACGTTAATATGGAGAGACAGCCTCGCAGCACTCAAAAACTGATTCAATCTACTCAGTCTTCGTTATCGAGTCGTCTTGAACGGACCTTCCACGAACAGTTGCCCCCGTGCAGTACTCGCAAAAAGTTGAAatgttcagatttccgcgaatatGGATCATCTCTTCAACTGAACCAATTGAGCGCTCCTCGTACACTTTTGAATCGATCAAGGAGTATGAAGCAGCCTATGCACACGGAGGCAAGCACTTCTCATAACGCGAACCATTTACCCAAGGTTAGTGTGAACAGCATTAATGGCATTTTAATGCAAGATGAGATATTCAGACTAGCAAATAGCATTCAATTTAGAAAGCTATTGAACGCATTTGCCATATCTCATATCGAATCACAGATTCAGAAGCAATCTATTTTTGCTCTTAAAAACTATTCACCAAATCAGGCTGGCGGTGATAATAGACTACTCTATAAAAAAGGTATTGTCATTTTCAGCAACATTGTCAAACTCACCCGCAGATTGGCTTTCTTAGAACTCTGTCATCTGTCGTTTGGCTATCCGGATCTGAAACGCCGTCCCTACACCGCTTTTGGCTACTTGTACTGGGCTTTATTTGAGGAGCAATACCAACAATATGATAAGGCAGCTACTTGCTACATAGAAGCCGTCAAGCAGTCACTTTGGCCTTCTAAAATAGTCACAGCCGCTTCCTGCAACTTTTTTGTTCGCATGCAATCTATACTAagtaaaagaagagaaaattttacGGAAGCTACATTCAATGCTGAAAGAGCAACAGGGGGATCACTAGCCGACATAGAGAGTGAAGTGAGTGAATTGACTCATTCCCTCAGAGAATCACACTTGGAAGACCTCGATTTAGATATCACTCATTCGAAAACACGAAGCCCAATCCGCGACAGAACACCCTTGAAAAAAAACAAGTCTTGTCTAAAAGTTAATTTTTACAGTCCCGATGCAAGAGATACAGAATCCCCGAACCAAGAAGAAAAAACATGCAGAGCTTTTCAGCTCATTGAAGAGACACCCGAAGCACTTGGTCAAAAGGCCCTAGCGTTAACCACAGACACACAAGAGGAATTAGAAAAAAATCTGTCAGAggaagaaaattttcatttttttagtacACATTATTCACATACATCGTCAATGGGAAAATCTTCAGCAAAGACAGCTTCGTCTTccccttcttatgccgaaa AGGCAAGCCCGTTGGAAGAAAAGAACTCTGATGCCAAGCTGTCATCTAGGAAAAATTCATCTCGAGTTAAGTCccctaaaaatttggaaaatttaccCAAAACTAGTGGAGTCGAATCTAATGTAGACTTAAATGTCTCCAAATCAGAGGCATTGAAGCTACCAGAAGATGTAGGTACCGGTCCTGGAAGACCGGCTAGGGCGACAAAGTCAAAGAAGTCTACTGCTGATTTAAATCTCACCAAGTCAGAGGCGTCAAAGATGTCTGAAGACACCGGTTCTAAAAGAGTGACTAGAGCGACAAAAACAAAGTCTGATGTGGACTCAAACGTCACCAAATCAGAGACATCGAAGCTACCGGAAGACATGGATACCGGTTCCGGAAGGTCGACTAGGGCGACAAAGTCAAAGAAGTCTACTGCTGATTCAAATCTCACCAAGTCAGAGGCGCCAAAAATGTCTGAAGACACCGGTTCTAAAAGAGTGACTAGAGCAACAAAATCAAAGTCTGACGTGGACTCAAATGTCACTAAATCAGAGGTAGCGGAACCACCGGAAGACATGGATACCGGTTCCGGAAG GTCGACTAGGGCGACAAAGTCAAAGAAGTCTACTGCTGATTTAAATCTCACCAAGTCAGAGGCGTCAAAGATGTCTGAAGACACCGGTTCTAAAAGAGTGACTAGAGCGACAAAAACAAAGTCTGATGTGGACTCAAACGTCACCAAATCAGAGACATCGAAGCTACCGGAAGACATGGATACCGGTTCCGGAAGGTCGACTAGGGCGACAAAGTCAAAGAAGTCTACTGCTGATTTAAATCTCACCAAGTCAGAGGCGTCAAAGATGTCTGAAGACACCGGTTCTAAAAGAGTGACCAAAGCAACGAAAACAAAGTCTGACGTGAACTCAAACGTCACCAAATCAGAGACATCGAAGCTACCGGAGGACATGGATACCGGTTCCGGAAGGTGGACTAGGGCGACGAAGTCGAAGAAGTCGATTGTTGATTCAAACCTCACCAAGTCAGAGGCGCCAAAAATGTCTGAAGACACCGGTTCCAAAAGAGTGACAAAGACAACAAAGTCAAAATCTGATGTGGACTCAAATGCCACTAAATCAAAGACATCGAAGCTATCCAAAGACGTCGGCTCTAAAGAATCTCTTAAGGGGAAAAAATTCTATGAAGCTGAAAAAAACCTTTCGAGTCCAGATGCATCATCCGAATCTGTCAGTTACGGAGGAAAATACACTTCTTATGACGACGACACTTCAGTCGACACAAGTGATGGCATGTCGCCTGCCTCGCCCGCCCCGCCTGCCAGAGCTTCTAGGTCGGTCTCAATGACCAGACCTAGGGCCAGTGAAGATCGAGCGCCATCGATATATTCTTCAAAGCAAGCCGGTACTGGCACTAAATTCGATGGTTACAGGTTACGTAAAGGTGAAAAGTACAGTAGCAGCGAAAGTGATAGCTCATTAGTCAGTGATAGCGAGATGTCGGACAAGTCGACTTATTCTGAGGAAGAAGCGTCCAATCAGTATTCGGACAACTATCTTAGTAAAAAGTCGTCAACCCCACCGTTCAATCAAGAGAAAGCTTCAAGGTCCACGTGGGTGGCGCACACGAGGACCAATGCCCATGAGTCTAGCGAAGATGGGGTGTCCTCGCCGTCATCTGGTTACGAGAAAGACCTCAAGGAGAGAATCGAAAGACTGAGTATTTCGAAGAAGGCGGAGACTCAACTAACAGCCAAGTCAACACTCTCATCAAAGAAAAAGGTTAAAGACGACAAGCCAAGTAGATCTAGATATGTCGAGAAGTCGGAAGAAGAACATCAGAAAAAGAAGTCCCAGCCTTCAGCAGTCAAAAGTGTTACTCACTCAGATCGTTACGACGATCGAGAGTCCGATGACGGGCCAAATGATAAAAAAGACAAAGTGAAGCCTGGTGTAGGAACGTCTTCCAACCCACCAAGAAGAAGTCTTCGTATTAAGAGCCAGATCAACTGA